Part of the Prochlorococcus marinus CUG1435 genome, ATGTTATGCCTCAGGAACTGCCACCTTCTTACTGGGTGGATCGATATGTTCTCGTTCATGTGCTTTTTGTCAGGTAAATAAAGGTAGACCTAGTTCTATCAATATTGATGAATGTACTCAAGTCGCTGAAGCAGTGAAAGTACTAAATTTGAAATATGTTGTTTTGACATCTGTAGCTAGAGACGATCTCCCTGATCATGGTGCAAATTTATTTATATCTACAATTGATGAGATTAGAAAAATTGATTCAACAATTAAAATTGAAGTTTTAACTCCTGATTTATGGGGTGGAGGCAAAAATCTTGATGAAACAAATAACCTTCAGACTGAGAGATTGAAGATGATTTTAGAAAAAGATCCAATATGCTTTAATCATAATCTTGAAACTGTTGAAAGACTGCAAAAAGAGGTTAGGAGGGGTGCAAATTACAAAAAATCCCTTAGTTTACTAAAAAAGTCAAAGGATATTGCTCCTCATATTCAAACCAAATCAGGAATTATGTTAGGACTTGGGGAAACATTGGATGAAATAAAAAATACAATTTATGATCTTAAAAAAATAGATTGTGATCAAATTACAATTGGCCAATATTTAAGGCCCTCATTCAATCATTTGGCAGTTAAGAAATATTGGGATCCATCAGAGTTTGAATATTTATATCGCTTCTCTAAGGAATTAGGATTCAAAAAAGTATCTTCTGGCCCTTTAGTTAGAAGTAGTTATCACGCGGGTTAACTTTCTTCAATTAAAGAGAGTTTCTTTTCAAGTCTTTTTAATATGGAAATACATTCCCCGTTCATAAGTGTACCTGCACCTCCCCAAACCAATCTTAATAAAAGATCTACTGGGCTAGAACCAACTTCTTTGACAATTTTGAATCCTATTAATTTAAAATATCTGACAAGTTTTTTACTATATCCTTCACTATCAAAAATAGCTAAAAGTCTTACTTTGTTGCTTGATTTTTTTTCAATTGCCCAAGCCAAAGTTGTTGCCCATATTAATTCCGAAACAAAAGCAGGAGCTTTACTAAGGATTCTTAATGTATCAAGCTGAATACCTTGTTTATTTAAATAAGTCCAACCTTTCATTTCGGCCCAAATCTTAATTATGTTATCTTTCTGTTCTGCAATCACGATTCTAAAGAAACATAATCCGATAGTTTCTCTAACTTGAATTTTAATTAATAATCCAATGGAATCTGCTAATTTTTCTAATTCTTCAACTTTCATGATTTTGAAAATTAGTCCTTATAGATTTTATGATTTTCCACTTTTGATCTATCGATTTGTTTTTGTCTTTCTTCAAACCTTTTCCTATCATCATCGCTGAATTGGTCTATGCAGAAATGACATTGGATACCCTTTCTGTATTCTTTTCTTTCTTGATCTTGAATTGAAATTGGCATTCCACATGCATGACAAATCGAGTAAGAGCCTTTTTCTAAATCTTGATCTAAAGCAACTCTTTTATCAAAAACATAACATTCACCTTCAAATAAGTTTTTTTCTTTTGGTATATCGTCAAGGTATTGAAGGATACCTCCTTGTAGGTGATAAATATTTTTATAACCTTTCTTTTTCAGTAAACTAGTAGCTTTTTCACATCTTATTCCTCCGGTGCAAAACATTGCTATATTTGTATTCTGTTTATTTTCTAAATGGGTTTCTAAATGATCATCTACCCACTTGGGGAATTCACTAAAATTTCTTGTATTTGGGTTAATAGAGTTCTGAAATGTACCTAAAGAAACCTCATAATGATTTCTAGTATCAATGATTATTGTATTTTGATTTTTAATTAATTTATTCCAATCAGATGAGTCAATATAGGTCCCATTATTTTCTGCAGGGTTTATTTCAGGTACACCCATGGTAACTATTTCTTTTTTGATTTTTATTTTTAATTTTTTGAAGACTTTCTCTTTTGAAAAGTTTATTTTAATGTTCAAATTTCTATTACCTGCATATTTATTAAATAAATTGATAACAAAATCAATTACATTTTTCTCGGCACAAATAGTTCCATTAATACCCTCACTTGCAAAAATTAACAAACCTGAAAGATCATTTTCATTTTCGATTTCTAATAATTTATTTTTTAGATCAAGAATTAAGTTTTCTTGAAATGGGAAGAAAGAGTAAAGAGAAACTATCTTATAATTTTTGCCTTTCATAAAGAAGATAATGTTTTTTCAGTAGTTTCAAAATCTTTGTTAAATGATACTCCTACCTCTTTAAGAAGTTTTCTGTCTGATTGAAAAGATGGATTTGAAGTTGTGAGTAACTCATCTCCATAAAAGATTGA contains:
- the lipA gene encoding lipoyl synthase, with product MRDNNLINKEKILRLPSWIKFPISKASEFEKIQTLIKKSNIHTICEEARCPNRAECYASGTATFLLGGSICSRSCAFCQVNKGRPSSINIDECTQVAEAVKVLNLKYVVLTSVARDDLPDHGANLFISTIDEIRKIDSTIKIEVLTPDLWGGGKNLDETNNLQTERLKMILEKDPICFNHNLETVERLQKEVRRGANYKKSLSLLKKSKDIAPHIQTKSGIMLGLGETLDEIKNTIYDLKKIDCDQITIGQYLRPSFNHLAVKKYWDPSEFEYLYRFSKELGFKKVSSGPLVRSSYHAG
- a CDS encoding rhodanese-related sulfurtransferase, whose product is MKGKNYKIVSLYSFFPFQENLILDLKNKLLEIENENDLSGLLIFASEGINGTICAEKNVIDFVINLFNKYAGNRNLNIKINFSKEKVFKKLKIKIKKEIVTMGVPEINPAENNGTYIDSSDWNKLIKNQNTIIIDTRNHYEVSLGTFQNSINPNTRNFSEFPKWVDDHLETHLENKQNTNIAMFCTGGIRCEKATSLLKKKGYKNIYHLQGGILQYLDDIPKEKNLFEGECYVFDKRVALDQDLEKGSYSICHACGMPISIQDQERKEYRKGIQCHFCIDQFSDDDRKRFEERQKQIDRSKVENHKIYKD